One genomic window of Euleptes europaea isolate rEulEur1 chromosome 10, rEulEur1.hap1, whole genome shotgun sequence includes the following:
- the SLX9 gene encoding ribosome biogenesis protein SLX9 homolog, translated as MKLRKERWLQKIEDIKLAKKLQKAEAKRKATPVVGDMNPLMEALPELSDLVTISKFCKQPKTQMKKTVTNFGQMKSAQKHKVLEDDIAQFHKMLSDPLFKASPLTLIGEHLSKRLKQEREGEPL; from the exons ATGAAGCTGCGCAAGGAGAGGTGGCTGCAGA AAATAGAAGATATTAAGCTAGCAAAAAAACTGCAAAAAGCAGAGGCAAAGAGAAAAGCTACCCCAGTCGTTGGAGATATGAATCCATTGATGGAAGCTTTGCCTGAGCTCTCAGACCTGGTAACCATCAGCAAGTTCTGCAAACAGCCTAAGAC CCAGATGAAGAAGACGGTGACGAACTTCGGTCAGATGAAATCAGCCCAGAAGCATAAAGTTCT AGAGGATGATATTGCACAGTTCCACAAGATGCTGTCTGACCCCTTGTTCAAAGCCAGCCCTCTGACGCTCATCGGTGAACATCTTTCCAAAAGACTGAagcaagaaagggagggagaaccaCTCTAA